A DNA window from Carassius gibelio isolate Cgi1373 ecotype wild population from Czech Republic chromosome A6, carGib1.2-hapl.c, whole genome shotgun sequence contains the following coding sequences:
- the LOC128015524 gene encoding uncharacterized protein LOC128015524 has product MAVWNEASEDALISMIQERPALYDITEKSYSNRLVKAEMWREIENKLVISEKELKKRWDSLRTQYMRYKKQGPSGSSGSQKTGRQQWILNRLQFLQPHTKRNESTSNLPIRESSADSDSCSPSDGTNSDTWTGTHEEPSFIEAELRPSTPLPESTICGMESTAESTAIRQKPNTPKPPGKRRKMQDESSSEESTYLMRTIGKTLEKLASQENTNDAISAFCKNLEHRMRSLPPHVLPHFQHEVDDCIFKYSVGHNHSLDASVNQYTHL; this is encoded by the exons ATGGCTGTCTGGAACGAGGCAAGTGAAGATGCATTGATCAGCATGATCCAGGAAAGGCCGGCCTTGTATGACATCACGGAAAAATCTTATTCCAACCGATTGGTGAAAGCTGAAATGTGGCGTGAGATcgaaaataaacttgtcatatcag AGAAAGAGCTCAAGAAGCGGTGGGATTCATTGCGAACCCAGTACATGCGATATAAGAAACAAGGACCCTCAGGAAGTTCTGGATCTCAGAAGACTGGCAGGCAGCAATGGATCCTGAACCGCCTGCAGTTTCTACAGCCTCACACAAAAAGGAATGAGAGCACTTCAAATTTACCTATCAGG gaatcttCGGCTGATAGTGATTCCTGTTCACCCTCAGATGGTACCAACAGTGACACATGGACTGGCACCCATGAAGAGCCCAGCTTCATTGAGGCGGAGCTACGGCCCAGTACACCCTTGCCTGAATCCACGATCTGTGGAATGGAGTCTACAGCTGAGTCCACTGCCATTAGACAGAAACCAAATACTCCAAAGCCTCCGGGGAAGCGCAGGAAGATGCAGGATGAATCCTCCAGTGAGGAGTCCACATACTTGATGCGAACCATCGGCAAAACTCTGGAAAAGTTGGCATCACAGGAAAACACCAATGATGCCATCTCAGCTTTCTGCAAAAATCTAGAACACAGAATGCGGAGTTTGCCACCACATGTACTGCCACATTTTCAGCATGAGGTTGATGATTGCATTTTCAAATATTCAGTGGGCCACAACCATTCACTGGATGCATCTGTCAATCAGTATACACACCTGTAA